The following are encoded together in the Capsulimonas corticalis genome:
- a CDS encoding phosphopentomutase, which produces MNRVILIVLDGCGVGAMPDAARYGADDPQSATLPHVAEAMGKLTLPTLEALGLGNIATIAGVAPLETARGAWGKAAVLSKGKDSVTGHWEMMGVVTKTPAPTYPLGFPPDVIAAFEAAIGRRTIGNVAASGTEILTRLGAEHVRTGYPIVYTSADSVFQIAAHEEVIPIDALYEMCLTARRMLTGPHGVQRVIARPFVGDAQRGWTRTERRRDYPLAPPDHNLLRALQTQGVAAHAIGVVADLFPASLFARRERTQSNPAHLKAILRAIQEGEEPFVFANCEDFDMLYGHRNDPAGFARALAEFDAALIGIWSALKPGDLCLLTADHGNDPTTPSTDHSREYVPLLIFGANVRGGMDLGTRATLGDVAHTVAEWLGVTWDGVGSGAFAL; this is translated from the coding sequence ATGAACCGAGTCATCCTCATCGTCCTCGACGGCTGCGGAGTCGGCGCGATGCCGGACGCCGCGCGGTATGGGGCGGACGATCCCCAGAGCGCCACGCTGCCCCATGTCGCCGAAGCCATGGGCAAGCTCACGTTGCCGACGCTGGAGGCGCTGGGCCTGGGCAATATCGCGACGATTGCGGGCGTTGCTCCTCTGGAAACGGCGCGCGGCGCGTGGGGGAAGGCGGCTGTTCTGTCGAAGGGCAAGGACAGCGTGACGGGCCATTGGGAGATGATGGGCGTGGTGACCAAGACGCCCGCGCCCACCTATCCTCTGGGCTTTCCTCCCGATGTCATCGCGGCGTTTGAGGCGGCGATCGGACGGCGTACGATAGGCAATGTCGCCGCGTCCGGCACGGAAATCTTGACGCGTTTGGGCGCGGAGCATGTTCGCACGGGATATCCGATCGTCTACACCTCTGCCGACAGCGTCTTTCAGATCGCTGCGCATGAAGAAGTGATTCCGATCGACGCGCTTTACGAGATGTGCCTGACCGCGCGGCGAATGCTGACCGGTCCGCACGGCGTCCAGCGCGTCATCGCCCGGCCGTTTGTCGGCGACGCGCAGCGCGGCTGGACGCGCACCGAGCGCCGCCGGGATTACCCGCTCGCCCCGCCGGATCATAATCTATTGCGCGCTCTGCAAACGCAAGGCGTCGCGGCGCACGCCATTGGCGTCGTCGCTGACTTATTTCCCGCCAGCCTCTTCGCCCGCCGTGAGCGAACCCAATCCAATCCCGCCCACCTGAAGGCGATCCTGCGCGCCATCCAAGAGGGCGAGGAGCCGTTCGTCTTCGCCAACTGTGAAGACTTCGACATGCTCTACGGCCATCGGAACGACCCCGCTGGCTTCGCCCGCGCCCTCGCCGAGTTCGACGCCGCCCTCATCGGAATATGGAGCGCGCTCAAACCCGGCGACTTATGCCTCCTGACCGCCGATCACGGCAACGACCCGACCACGCCCTCCACGGACCACTCGCGCGAGTATGTTCCGCTATTGATCTTCGGAGCGAATGTGAGAGGAGGAATGGACCTGGGGACGCGCGCGACGCTGGGCGATGTGGCGCACACGGTGGCGGAGTGGCTGGGGGTGACGTGGGATGGGGTGGGGAGTGGGGCTTTTGCTCTGTAG
- a CDS encoding tyrosine recombinase, translating to MDHWLTTFLNNLNGERGLSPHTLTAYDNDLRQFIDFLAARRIADPRLIQTEDAAAFIAIHRKGGVAPATIKRRLSALRMFAQFLVREEARADDFTLTLDPGKSRSARLPKTLSVREMERLLVAPEETTPEGRRDGAMLELMYGSGLRVSELVALKTDALDLRAELVRPLGKGNKERQIPLTPQARLRIESYLKDARPKLMGSKAPSPFLFVTDQGTCMTREHFYTRIQEHGRAAGILQPVTPHMLRHSFATHLLAGGADVRAIQEMMGHASVETTQRYTKVDVARLRQVYDKAHPRA from the coding sequence ATGGACCATTGGCTCACGACCTTTCTGAATAACCTGAACGGCGAGCGCGGCCTCTCTCCGCACACGCTGACCGCGTACGACAATGACCTGCGCCAGTTTATCGACTTCCTGGCCGCGCGTCGTATCGCCGATCCACGCCTTATCCAAACCGAGGACGCCGCCGCCTTTATCGCGATCCATCGCAAAGGCGGCGTCGCCCCCGCCACCATTAAGCGCCGCCTCAGCGCGCTGCGCATGTTCGCCCAGTTCCTCGTGCGCGAAGAAGCCCGCGCCGACGATTTTACGCTCACCCTCGATCCCGGCAAATCCCGCTCCGCGCGTCTTCCCAAAACGCTCTCCGTGCGCGAAATGGAGCGCCTGCTCGTCGCGCCCGAGGAAACAACGCCCGAAGGCCGGCGCGACGGCGCGATGCTGGAGCTGATGTACGGCAGCGGCCTGCGCGTCTCCGAACTCGTCGCCCTCAAAACCGACGCGCTCGACCTGCGCGCCGAACTCGTCCGCCCCCTGGGCAAGGGCAACAAAGAGCGCCAAATCCCATTGACGCCCCAGGCGCGCCTCCGCATCGAATCCTATCTCAAAGACGCGCGTCCCAAACTGATGGGCTCGAAAGCGCCGTCGCCGTTTCTCTTCGTCACCGACCAGGGAACATGCATGACGCGCGAACATTTCTACACGCGCATTCAAGAACACGGCCGCGCCGCCGGAATTTTGCAGCCGGTCACGCCCCACATGCTGCGCCACTCCTTCGCCACGCACCTCCTCGCCGGCGGCGCCGATGTCCGCGCCATTCAGGAGATGATGGGCCACGCGAGCGTCGAGACGACCCAGCGATATACGAAAGTCGATGTCGCGCGCTTGAGGCAAGTGTACGACAAGGCGCACCCGCGGGCGTAG
- a CDS encoding vitamin K epoxide reductase family protein, which yields MLSARVAAALTRCYIAQIVLGFIGAAIAGALWVAHRVHYDLPCSANGGCEVVAESAWAHMTIGPFHDIPIALLGLLAYIAILTFAMMKIGSDTAPTKILLGRLGLLIILGGAGYSWYLQYVSHVKIGAFCPYCFSSACVMLLLLISAIIENSLLRRQGGAHSPSPEGEAG from the coding sequence ATGTTATCGGCGCGCGTCGCGGCGGCCCTGACACGCTGTTATATCGCACAGATCGTCCTCGGTTTTATTGGCGCGGCTATTGCCGGCGCGCTCTGGGTAGCGCACCGCGTTCACTACGATCTGCCCTGCTCCGCCAACGGCGGGTGCGAGGTCGTGGCCGAAAGCGCGTGGGCGCATATGACCATCGGCCCGTTCCACGACATTCCCATCGCCCTGCTCGGCCTGCTGGCCTATATCGCGATCTTGACGTTCGCGATGATGAAGATCGGCTCGGACACGGCGCCCACAAAGATACTGCTGGGCAGGCTCGGGCTGCTGATCATTCTCGGAGGAGCGGGATACTCGTGGTATCTGCAATATGTCTCCCATGTGAAGATCGGCGCCTTCTGTCCGTATTGTTTCTCATCGGCATGCGTCATGCTGCTGCTGCTGATCTCCGCCATTATTGAAAATTCGCTGCTGCGCCGGCAAGGCGGCGCTCACTCTCCGTCTCCGGAGGGGGAAGCAGGTTAA
- a CDS encoding DsbA family protein has translation MPNVNKKTILFGSWIVLLAGLSFAVSRMSSTVAPPDQKPPPPPKLDVAALAKRWPEIMQHTAGPARGPASPAYTMVEFGDFQCPQCGKMRPTIEKTLADSKGQANLYFVHRPFPQMHQYALPAAQASEAAAKDGKFWPMYDVLYSHQDDLEPGYYDDYAKEAGLDGKKVLNAVQQHVYSAQVAADSKFCDDIGIQMTPTVFIRDNKTGKISIASGAVDINKMFAGAPWKSVAGPTSVTASAPAAPPAKS, from the coding sequence ATGCCCAACGTGAACAAAAAAACTATTCTTTTCGGCTCGTGGATCGTGCTGCTCGCCGGTCTCTCCTTCGCTGTCAGCCGCATGAGTTCGACGGTGGCTCCGCCGGACCAGAAGCCCCCGCCGCCGCCGAAGCTCGACGTAGCCGCACTCGCCAAGCGCTGGCCGGAGATCATGCAGCACACCGCGGGCCCTGCGCGCGGTCCCGCGAGTCCCGCGTACACCATGGTGGAGTTTGGCGACTTCCAGTGCCCGCAATGCGGCAAGATGCGTCCGACGATCGAAAAGACGCTGGCGGACAGCAAGGGACAGGCGAACCTGTACTTTGTCCATCGGCCCTTCCCGCAGATGCATCAATACGCCCTGCCCGCCGCGCAGGCGTCGGAAGCGGCCGCCAAGGATGGGAAGTTCTGGCCGATGTACGATGTGCTGTACTCGCACCAGGATGACCTGGAGCCGGGCTACTACGACGACTACGCCAAGGAAGCGGGGCTGGACGGCAAGAAGGTTCTGAACGCCGTGCAGCAGCACGTCTACTCCGCGCAGGTCGCCGCCGACTCCAAGTTCTGCGACGATATCGGGATCCAGATGACGCCGACGGTTTTCATTCGCGATAACAAGACAGGCAAGATCAGCATCGCGTCTGGAGCCGTCGATATCAACAAAATGTTCGCGGGCGCCCCGTGGAAATCGGTCGCCGGTCCCACCTCGGTTACCGCGAGCGCTCCCGCCGCGCCGCCGGCGAAGTCATAA
- a CDS encoding DsbA family protein, translating to MPKFNKKAALFGGWVVLLAALAYAVSHMSDTEIVKQQHPPALPAVDSATVARRWPEIMRHVAAPARGPANPAYTMVEFGDFQCPWCGKMRPSIEKTLADSKGQMNLYFVHRPFPQSHKYALPAAQASEAAAKDGKFWPMYDVLFSHQDDLEPGYYENYAREAGLDGKKVLDAVNRGVYQAQVDADSKFCDDLGIESTPTVVIRDNKTGAINVAPGPADIQALFANLPWKTARAALAVSRPGAASAKS from the coding sequence ATGCCGAAGTTCAATAAAAAGGCCGCCCTCTTTGGCGGCTGGGTCGTGCTGCTCGCCGCTCTCGCTTATGCCGTCAGCCATATGAGCGATACGGAGATTGTTAAGCAGCAGCATCCGCCGGCGTTGCCGGCGGTGGATAGCGCGACGGTCGCCAGAAGGTGGCCCGAGATTATGCGGCATGTGGCCGCTCCCGCGCGGGGACCCGCCAACCCGGCTTACACGATGGTGGAGTTTGGCGATTTTCAGTGCCCATGGTGCGGCAAGATGAGGCCGTCGATTGAGAAGACGCTGGCGGACAGCAAGGGACAGATGAATCTGTACTTCGTCCACCGGCCCTTCCCGCAATCGCACAAGTACGCGCTGCCCGCCGCGCAGGCGTCGGAAGCCGCCGCCAAGGATGGGAAGTTCTGGCCGATGTACGATGTGCTCTTTTCGCATCAGGACGATCTGGAGCCGGGGTATTACGAGAACTATGCCCGGGAAGCGGGACTGGACGGAAAAAAAGTTTTAGACGCCGTGAATCGCGGCGTGTATCAAGCGCAGGTGGACGCGGACTCGAAGTTTTGCGACGATCTTGGCATTGAATCGACGCCCACGGTTGTCATTCGCGATAACAAGACGGGCGCGATCAATGTGGCGCCTGGACCGGCCGATATTCAGGCGCTATTCGCCAATTTACCCTGGAAGACGGCCCGCGCCGCGCTTGCCGTGAGCCGCCCGGGGGCGGCGTCGGCAAAGTCATGA
- a CDS encoding MarR family winged helix-turn-helix transcriptional regulator, with translation MKKDREQQLSDADGAAFQEQSTAFLLTQVGTQVGIRFGERLFPHGLTPPQVGILLILAREDGVNQRSLADRLGVVPSRLVVLVDELERAGLIARGANAPDRRSHSITLTAAGRAMTETLDTLVIEHDAALLAALSPEEKSQLRTLLGKIAAQEGLSPGVHPGYRFMGRRAKEL, from the coding sequence ATGAAAAAAGATCGCGAACAGCAGCTCTCCGATGCGGATGGCGCCGCCTTTCAGGAGCAATCAACGGCGTTTTTGCTGACCCAGGTGGGGACACAGGTAGGAATTCGGTTCGGAGAGCGCCTTTTTCCGCATGGTCTCACTCCGCCGCAAGTGGGGATTCTCTTGATACTGGCGCGGGAAGACGGCGTCAACCAGCGCTCGCTGGCGGACCGGCTGGGAGTCGTTCCCAGCCGCCTTGTGGTGCTGGTCGATGAACTGGAGCGCGCCGGTCTGATTGCGCGAGGGGCGAATGCGCCGGACCGCAGATCGCACTCCATCACCCTGACTGCCGCCGGGCGCGCGATGACCGAGACGCTGGATACGCTGGTGATCGAGCACGACGCCGCGCTGCTGGCCGCGCTTTCCCCAGAAGAGAAATCTCAGCTCCGAACGCTGCTTGGAAAAATTGCCGCGCAGGAGGGACTTTCGCCAGGCGTTCATCCGGGCTACAGGTTTATGGGACGCCGGGCCAAAGAGCTCTGA
- a CDS encoding AAA family ATPase produces the protein MSAVDTELETLIRARYPIIYVVSWEEKRVEDALRAICQSRNKKMLQWTVTQGIVQNSSNRDDATRDPLAALDHVMESRDQAVYVFKDLHPFLNDTALVRRLRDLTYALKTSYKTIVMVSPVLRLPPELEKEITVVDYALPTLKDLDELLEGIIQSVKSNPQITTEMAEDEREQVLQAALGLTGNEAENVFAKSLVEKHKFDVHVILSEKEQIIRKSAILEYYPATDAFADVGGLDLLKDWMGKRTVAFSEKARDFGLPAPKGILMLGVQGGGKSLSARAIASLWNLPLLRLDVGKIFGGIVGQSEENIRKAIRIAESTAPNVVWIDEMEKGFSGTQSSGISDGGTTARVFSTFLTWLADKTAPCFVVATANDVSALPPELLRKGRFDEIFFIDLPGESERVEIFAIHIKKRKRDPANFDLNRLAEASHGYSGAEIEQSVVAALFDAFDLGRDLTTDDILKVVRESIPLSQTMKEKIDILREWSESRARPASSVNNAKILRTMEIMDDDSFEFGDILVDNSDGPLAHDLSE, from the coding sequence ATGTCGGCTGTGGATACGGAATTGGAGACGCTGATCCGCGCTCGTTACCCGATCATCTATGTGGTGTCGTGGGAGGAAAAGCGCGTCGAGGACGCGCTGCGCGCGATCTGTCAGTCCCGCAATAAGAAAATGCTTCAATGGACGGTGACGCAGGGGATCGTGCAGAACTCCTCGAACCGTGACGACGCCACGCGCGATCCGCTGGCCGCGCTGGACCATGTCATGGAGTCGCGCGATCAGGCTGTTTATGTCTTCAAGGATCTGCACCCGTTTTTGAACGACACGGCGTTGGTGCGGCGTCTGCGCGATCTGACCTATGCCCTCAAGACGTCGTACAAGACGATCGTGATGGTTTCTCCCGTGCTGCGCCTGCCGCCGGAGCTGGAAAAAGAGATCACCGTCGTCGATTACGCGCTGCCGACTCTCAAGGACCTGGACGAGCTTCTGGAAGGGATCATCCAGTCGGTCAAGTCGAACCCGCAGATCACCACGGAGATGGCGGAGGACGAGCGCGAGCAAGTGCTTCAGGCGGCCCTGGGCCTGACAGGGAACGAGGCGGAGAATGTCTTCGCGAAGTCTCTGGTGGAGAAGCACAAGTTCGATGTCCATGTGATCCTTTCCGAAAAGGAGCAGATCATCCGTAAGTCCGCCATTCTGGAGTACTATCCGGCGACGGACGCCTTCGCGGATGTCGGCGGCCTGGATCTGCTCAAGGATTGGATGGGCAAGCGAACCGTCGCGTTCAGTGAAAAGGCCCGCGATTTCGGTCTGCCCGCTCCCAAGGGCATTTTGATGCTGGGCGTGCAGGGCGGCGGAAAATCGCTCTCCGCCCGCGCGATCGCCTCCCTCTGGAATCTGCCGCTGCTGCGCCTGGATGTGGGCAAGATCTTCGGCGGCATCGTGGGGCAAAGCGAAGAGAATATCCGCAAGGCCATTCGTATCGCCGAAAGCACCGCGCCGAACGTCGTGTGGATCGATGAGATGGAAAAAGGCTTCTCCGGGACACAGTCCTCGGGCATCAGCGACGGCGGCACGACCGCCCGCGTCTTCAGCACCTTCCTGACCTGGCTCGCCGACAAGACCGCCCCGTGTTTCGTCGTCGCCACCGCCAACGATGTCTCGGCGCTGCCTCCCGAACTGCTGCGCAAGGGGCGATTCGATGAGATCTTCTTTATCGATCTTCCGGGCGAAAGCGAGCGCGTGGAGATCTTCGCGATCCACATCAAGAAGCGCAAGCGCGATCCGGCGAACTTCGATCTGAACCGTCTCGCCGAGGCGTCGCATGGCTACTCCGGCGCCGAGATCGAGCAATCGGTCGTCGCGGCCCTCTTCGACGCCTTTGACCTGGGCCGGGATCTGACCACCGACGATATCCTCAAAGTCGTGCGCGAGTCGATCCCGCTGTCGCAGACCATGAAGGAAAAGATCGACATCTTGCGCGAATGGTCGGAAAGCCGCGCGCGCCCCGCCTCGTCCGTCAATAACGCAAAGATCCTCCGGACCATGGAGATCATGGACGACGACTCGTTCGAGTTCGGCGATATCCTGGTGGACAACAGCGATGGACCATTGGCTCACGACCTTTCTGAATAA
- a CDS encoding SDR family NAD(P)-dependent oxidoreductase, producing MNRLTNKVAIVTGASSGIGAAIAKALAEAGASVVVNYASSREGAEKTVAAITAKGGVAIAVPGDVSKAADVQRLFEETVRAFGAPSVLVNNAGVVQFEPVGAITEAEFHRQYGVNVLGPLFATQEAVKHFPAAGGSIINISSISSKNPPANSSLSSSTKGALDTLTLALAKELGPKKIRVNTVAPGGTETEGAHRLGFIGGEFEKMVADATPLGRFGRPGDIAPVVVFLASDDSAWLTGERISASGGLH from the coding sequence ATGAACCGTTTGACAAACAAAGTGGCGATCGTAACCGGCGCGTCCTCGGGAATCGGCGCGGCTATCGCCAAAGCCCTGGCGGAGGCCGGCGCTTCGGTCGTCGTCAACTATGCGTCCAGTCGGGAAGGAGCCGAGAAAACCGTCGCCGCGATCACGGCCAAGGGCGGCGTCGCCATCGCCGTCCCGGGGGATGTTTCGAAAGCGGCCGATGTCCAGCGTCTCTTTGAGGAGACGGTCCGCGCGTTCGGAGCGCCGAGCGTGCTCGTCAACAACGCCGGCGTCGTCCAGTTCGAGCCGGTCGGGGCGATCACCGAGGCCGAATTTCACCGGCAGTATGGCGTCAACGTCCTCGGCCCTCTCTTCGCCACTCAGGAAGCCGTGAAGCATTTTCCCGCAGCCGGAGGAAGCATCATCAATATCAGCTCGATCTCCAGCAAAAATCCGCCCGCCAACTCGAGTTTATCTTCTTCGACAAAAGGCGCGCTGGATACGCTTACCCTGGCGCTGGCCAAGGAACTGGGGCCGAAGAAGATCCGCGTCAACACCGTCGCTCCCGGCGGCACGGAGACCGAGGGGGCTCACCGGCTCGGCTTTATCGGCGGCGAATTTGAGAAGATGGTGGCGGACGCCACGCCGCTCGGCCGGTTCGGCCGGCCAGGCGACATTGCGCCGGTCGTGGTGTTCCTCGCTTCCGACGACTCCGCCTGGCTGACCGGCGAGCGCATCAGCGCGTCCGGCGGGCTTCACTAA